From Salvelinus fontinalis isolate EN_2023a chromosome 37, ASM2944872v1, whole genome shotgun sequence, the proteins below share one genomic window:
- the LOC129836387 gene encoding histone-lysine N-methyltransferase 2B-like encodes MLVTSKQLNIGRSHSWDTLGGNEGQWAGGESVYDHQGRIAGRRNSLSYRGDRGGYYEPPPGVRPPDLDLKRDPYSYQDSLYSQQGYAADPREMRKGSVPELNHYDRPTMAHSHQGSVVLQEYYPHDPAMAPRPPEDPRGFYRVEQQPQQPQPHPLNRSPSHYGMNPVGRLPWDQGQGGRPGPPGPSSASPLPPPPPPPTAHGMNQVYSQPAAVAAAAKMMPDGQRSPAHYGMEQPSSPRYASEPPPLAGQPVYTDINGRPLDNRQQQPAATCLVVDPNTQGLDGSMQQRGMMMRQDCTSPYGVQQQPPQTNMQIYNPNPPLAAPALAPLPPPPAPVALPPPPPTAPQTPADPKRNADPEFLALLRNEGLSESTISSLIQQGFDTTGMLAVMEENDVRSVAPNLGQARVLSRVAISVKRPLEPTPTTQQQAPMRGRSNSFSHRSDMYLQQQQQQQHQHQQQAMAMGMDPRLMPPQTPGVMQTISPAMAEAMARRPNSAPSQHLLETTQGYPGPRTPGPYSGAMVPVQSRPVSAYSQHPGVPMHPGIQMMAAMPQHQQMSGAAMQAMQQQQMPVSMPALPPPQQAPKAYSTNYTVPMELMKRDRSLQPMSPMHSPHLSPQMMRKAGGTPSDGAMMPVGTTMQSQSAMAANQKLSRRTGPPVIVSTMASPDTSKAHFYPFCIPSSSFAPLVSWL; translated from the coding sequence atgCTCGTCACCAGCAAGCAGTTGAATATCGGTCGCTCCCACAGTTGGGACACCCTGGGGGGGAATGAGGGGCAGTGGGCCGGGGGAGAAAGCGTTTACGACCACCAAGGCAGGATTGCGGGCCGACGGAACTCGCTGTcttacaggggagacagaggaggttacTACGAGCCACCCCCTGGGGTGCGCCCTCCTGACCTGGATCTGAAACGAGACCCCTACTCCTACCAGGACTCTCTGTACAGCCAGCAGGGCTACGCTGCTGATCCCCGGGAAATGAGAAAGGGCTCAGTCCCTGAGCTAAACCACTACGACCGTCCAACCATGGCTCATAGTCACCAAGGATCCGTCGTCTTACAGGAATATTATCCCCATGACCCTGCTATGGCTCCCCGACCACCGGAGGATCCCCGGGGCTTCTACCGGGTGGAGCAGCAGCCACAGCAGCCACAGCCTCACCCGCTTAACAGATCCCCGTCCCACTATGGGATGAACCCAGTGGGACGGCTGCCATGGGAccagggacagggagggaggcccGGACCTCCGGGTCCTTCATcggcttctcctcttcctcctccccctcctccgccAACTGCCCATGGCATGAACCAGGTTTACAGTCAGCCTGCAGCTGTAGCTGCCGCTGCCAAGATGATGCCAGATGGCCAGCGCTCTCCTGCTCACTATGGGATGGAACAACCATCTTCGCCTCGGTACGCATCTGAGCCACCCCCTCTAGCTGGACAGCCGGTCTACACCGACATCAACGGCCGTCCCCTGGACAATCGGCAGCAGCAGCCCGCAGCCACCTGCCTGGTGGTGGACCCTAACACTCAGGGACTGGACGGGAGCATGCAACAGCGAGGTATGATGATGAGGCAGGATTGCACCTCGCCCTACGGAGTACAACaacagcctccacagaccaacaTGCAGATCTAcaaccccaaccctcctctcGCCGCCCCTGCTcttgcccctcttcctcccccaccagcccctgtagccctcccccctccacctcccacAGCCCCCCAGACGCCTGCAGACCCAAAGAGGAACGCCGACCCAGAGTTCCTGGCTCTGCTTCGCAATGAGGGTCTCTCAGAGAGTACCATCTCCTCACTCATCCAGCAGGGCTTTGACACAACCGGTATGCTGGCAGTCATGGAAGAGAATGACGTGCGCTCTGTGGCTCCCAATTTAGGGCAGGCGCGGGTGCTGTCGCGGGTAGCCATCAGTGTCAAGAGGCCCTTGGAGCCTACACCTACGACCCAGCAACAGGCCCCCATGCGGGGCCGCTCCAACAGTTTCAGCCACCGCTCTGACATGTACctccaacagcagcagcaacagcagcaccaACATCAGCAGCAGGCCATGGCAATGGGCATGGATCCACGGCTGATGCCACCACAGACCCCTGGTGTCATGCAGACCATCTCCCCCGCAATGGCCGAGGCCATGGCCAGGAGGCCCAACAGCGCTCCCTCTCAGCACCTCCTAGAAACCACCCAGGGCTACCCAGGACCTCGTACCCCGGGGCCCTACAGTGGCGCCATGGTCCCTGTCCAGTCCCGGCCCGTGTCTGCATACTCCCAACACCCGGGTGTGCCTATGCATCCGGGCATACAGATGATGGCTGCCATGCCCCAGCACCAGCAGATGTCAGGGGCTGCAATGCAAGCCATGCAACAACAGCAGATGCCAGTGTCCATGCCTGCCCTGCCGCCACCTCAGCAGGCCCCGAAGGCATACTCCACCAACTACACAGTGCCCATGGAGTTGATGAAGCGGGACCGCAGCCTGCAACCCATGTCGCCCATGCACAGCCCCCACCTCAGCCCTCAGATGATGCGCAAGGCTGGGGGCACCCCGTCTGATGGCGCCATGATGCCCGTGGGTACCACCATGCAGAGCCAGAGTGCTATGGCCGCCAACCAGAAGCTTAGCCGCCGTACCGGCCCACCTGTCATCGTCTCCACCATGGCATCACCAGATACAAGTAAAGCACACTTTTATCCCTTCTGcattccctcctcttccttcgcTCCCCTAGTCTCTTGGCTGTAG